In Malassezia japonica chromosome 2, complete sequence, one DNA window encodes the following:
- the YPD1 gene encoding Phosphorelay intermediate protein (EggNog:ENOG503P5HM; COG:T; BUSCO:EOG09265DDU) produces MSADSKVADNASALPPDVIDIEVFEQLLEMDEEDDRDFSKSLVYNYFEQAESTFENMRKALASEALEELSTLGHFLKGSSAAVGVIKVRDSCEAMQHYGTCHGADGVTELSKEEAIAQLKNTMEQVKLQYKEAEATLRAFFGA; encoded by the exons AAAGTCGCAGACAATGCTTCTGCGTTGCCTCCCGATGTGATCGACATCGAAGTATttgagcagctcctcgagatggacgaggaagacgacCGTGATTTCAGCAAGAGCCTGGTGTACAACTACTTTGAGCAGGCCGAGAGCACGTTTGAAAATATGCGGAAAGCACT TGCATCGGAGGCGCTAGAGGAACTTTCGACGTTGGGTCACTTTCTTAAgggctcgtcggccgcggtGGGTGTTATCAAGGTGCGCGACAGCTGCGAGGCTATGCAGCACTACGGAACATGCcacggcgccgacggcgtgaCAGAGCTGAGCAAGGAAGAGGCCATTGCTCAGCTGAAAAATACGATGGAGCAGGTCAAGCTCCAATATAAAGAGGCGGAGGCGACGTTGCGCGCATTTTTTGGCGCGTAA